From a single Nostoc sp. MS1 genomic region:
- a CDS encoding DUF4276 family protein, translated as MMRVNVFVEGQTEETFVRELLYDYFLSKSIYFNPILVKTSSTGKGGVVSYAKIKRQLNQKCLEDKTAFVTTMFDMYALPDDFPGSDSIPNTSDPFEKAEHLEREMGKDIGHNNFIPNLLVHEFEGLLYSQPQAFAQWFDESVVDILQSERNAFPSPEYINDNPLTAPSKRIRNCCNGYDKVLHGSVLALDIGLDKIRQECQHFHHWLLRVENIISI; from the coding sequence ATGATGCGGGTCAATGTTTTTGTAGAAGGGCAAACTGAGGAAACTTTTGTCAGGGAACTGCTTTACGACTATTTTCTAAGCAAAAGTATCTACTTCAATCCGATTCTTGTCAAAACCAGTTCCACCGGTAAGGGTGGAGTTGTGAGTTATGCCAAAATCAAACGGCAATTAAATCAGAAGTGTTTGGAAGATAAAACTGCGTTTGTTACTACCATGTTTGATATGTATGCCTTGCCTGATGATTTTCCAGGAAGTGATTCCATACCCAACACTAGCGACCCATTCGAGAAGGCTGAACATTTAGAACGAGAGATGGGCAAGGATATTGGTCACAATAATTTTATCCCGAATTTGTTGGTGCATGAATTTGAAGGGCTTTTGTACAGTCAGCCACAAGCGTTTGCTCAATGGTTCGATGAAAGTGTCGTTGATATTTTGCAATCCGAACGTAACGCCTTTCCTTCTCCTGAATATATTAATGACAATCCACTAACAGCGCCATCAAAAAGAATCCGTAATTGTTGCAATGGCTACGACAAAGTACTACATGGTTCAGTACTGGCACTAGATATCGGGTTGGATAAAATACGCCAGGAATGTCAACATTTTCATCATTGGTTGTTGCGTGTGGAAAACATAATTTCAATCTGA
- a CDS encoding AAA family ATPase: MTENNHDKQLSRIVLKGFKSIANCDLELSKVNILIGANGAGKSNFIGFFRMIGQLLEENLQVFVSRQGGPDALLHFGRKTTEQLRFELYFGNNDYSATLEPTQDNRLMFAKESFWWKGNFMKGVGNFMIPQSLPPKDDAEGGGKDVIGRGHFETKLFTGTRTKIDEYILSAMQQWRVYHFHDTSDSAYIKQPQGINDNAYLRPDARNLAAFLYLLRDTYPASYQKIVKTIRLVAPFFGDFYLRPSPNNQEVIELEWFERGQDIPFKAHLLSDGTLRFICLVTVFLQPEDLQPETILVDEPELGLHPYAITVLASLIRTTSKQVIVSTQSVELLNEFAASDVIVVDRNEGKSYLHRLNQHELEAWLEDYSLGELWKKNILGGRPAR, encoded by the coding sequence CAAATCTATAGCCAATTGTGACCTTGAACTATCAAAAGTGAACATTTTAATTGGTGCTAATGGTGCGGGAAAATCCAACTTTATCGGCTTCTTCCGCATGATTGGGCAATTACTAGAGGAAAACCTGCAAGTTTTTGTCAGTCGTCAAGGCGGCCCTGATGCCTTATTACATTTTGGACGAAAAACAACTGAACAATTACGGTTTGAGCTATATTTCGGCAATAATGATTACTCCGCTACTCTAGAACCAACCCAAGATAATCGGCTGATGTTTGCTAAGGAATCTTTCTGGTGGAAAGGGAATTTTATGAAGGGTGTAGGTAATTTCATGATTCCTCAGTCTTTACCCCCTAAAGATGACGCTGAAGGAGGTGGTAAGGATGTAATAGGTAGGGGTCATTTTGAGACAAAGCTTTTCACTGGTACAAGAACCAAAATTGATGAGTATATTTTGTCAGCCATGCAGCAGTGGCGAGTTTATCATTTTCATGACACCAGTGACAGCGCTTACATAAAACAACCGCAAGGTATCAATGACAATGCTTACCTGCGTCCTGATGCACGTAACCTTGCAGCCTTCCTGTATCTATTGCGCGACACCTACCCAGCTTCATATCAAAAAATAGTTAAAACTATTCGACTTGTTGCGCCTTTTTTTGGAGACTTTTACCTGCGTCCTTCTCCAAATAATCAGGAGGTGATTGAGTTAGAATGGTTTGAGCGTGGGCAGGATATTCCCTTCAAGGCACACTTGCTTTCAGATGGCACACTGCGTTTTATCTGTCTAGTCACGGTTTTTCTACAACCTGAAGACCTCCAGCCGGAAACAATTCTAGTTGATGAACCAGAATTAGGTCTTCATCCCTATGCTATCACAGTACTGGCTTCTTTGATCCGTACTACCTCTAAGCAGGTAATTGTTTCTACTCAATCTGTCGAACTGCTCAACGAATTTGCAGCCAGTGATGTAATTGTTGTAGACCGCAATGAAGGCAAGTCTTACCTTCACAGGCTGAATCAGCACGAGTTGGAAGCATGGCTAGAAGATTATAGCTTGGGTGAGCTTTGGAAAAAGAACATCCTGGGCGGGAGACCTGCCAGATGA